The following coding sequences lie in one Apium graveolens cultivar Ventura chromosome 3, ASM990537v1, whole genome shotgun sequence genomic window:
- the LOC141710525 gene encoding exocyst complex component SEC15A-like, which produces MSARAKRRTLTENGADTSEDSVLLTLIGNGEDLGPMVQLSFEGGKPETLLHQLKNVVRKKEIEIEEICKLHYEEFIVAVDELRGVLVDAEELKGELASENFRLQEVGSNLLFKLENLLESYSIKKNIAGALKMSKICVKVLDLCVKCNDHISECRLYPAIKAVDQIEKNYLEHIPVKTLKKVIEKRVPLIKSHIEKKVTTQVNEWLVLVRSSAKDIGQTAIGYAASARQRAEDVLSSQRKAEEQSCVGLVDIAYTLQVDDSSEDSMLTFDLTPLYRAYHIYTCLGKPEQFRDYYCKNRVLQLNSDLQISSAQPFLESHQPFLATIAGYFIVEDRVLRTAGGLLLSNHVETMWETAILKVTAVLDEQFKRMDIASHLLMVKDYVTLLSAILRQYGYEVGALLESLRKSRDKYHELLIAECRQQIKDLLDNDTCEQMVMRKESEYQANVLNFHLQTSDIMPAFPFIAPFSSMVPECCRIVKSFIKDSVNYLSSGTQMNFFDYVRKYVDKLLIDVLNNSILDKIQGGNTGVSQAMQIASNTNMLEKACDYFLQNAAQLCGIPIRAVQKPKSSLNAKVLLKASRDKAYLALLTLVNNKLDEFLALTDNVKWTSDDVPQHSDEYMTEVVIYLDTIMSTAQQILPLDALYKVGCGALEHISNSYMEAFLSDIIKRFNDNAVASINLDLKELENFADDRFQSTGLSEVYDEGSFGKCLTEIRQLINLLLSSQPENFMNPVIRQRNYHALDYKKVAMICEKFKDSPDSLFGSLSNRNQNQSSRKKSMDVLKRRLKDFN; this is translated from the coding sequence ATGAGTGCAAGAGCCAAGAGGAGGACTCTGACAGAGAATGGTGCTGATACAAGTGAAGATTCTGTACTTTTGACATTGATAGGCAATGGAGAGGATTTGGGACCTATGGTACAGCTTTCTTTCGAGGGCGGGAAGCCTGAAACACTACTTCATCAGCTTAAGAATGTTGTCAGGAAGAAGGAAATTGAAATCGAGGAGATTTGCAAGCTTCATTATGAAGAATTTATTGTTGCTGTTGATGAGCTACGAGGCGTACTTGTTGATGCTGAAGAGCTAAAAGGTGAACTTGCTAGTGAAAATTTTCGGTTGCAAGAGGTTGGAAGCAATCTTCTTTTTAAACTTGAAAATTTACTTGAATCTTATTCGATTAAAAAGAATATTGCTGGAGCACTTAAAATGTCGAAGATTTGTGTTAAGGTATTGGATCTTTGTGTTAAGTGTAATGATCACATTTCTGAATGTCGTCTTTATCCTGCTATAAAGGCAGTTGATCAGATCGAGAAAAATTATTTAGAGCATATTCCTGTCAAGACACTTAAGAAGGTGATAGAGAAAAGAGTGCCACTGATAAAATCTCATATTGAAAAGAAGGTGACTACTCAGGTTAATGAATGGCTAGTTCTAGTAAGGAGCAGCGCGAAGGATATAGGACAAACCGCGATAGGATATGCTGCTTCTGCCCGTCAGAGAGCTGAAGATGTGCTATCCAGTCAGAGGAAAGCCGAGGAACAAAGTTGTGTGGGATTGGTAGATATTGCATATACATTACAAGTTGATGATTCTTCAGAAGATTCTATGTTGACGTTTGATCTAACTCCTCTATACCGGGCTTATCACATTTACACTTGTCTAGGGAAACCAGAGCAGTTTCGTGATTACTACTGTAAAAATCGGGTGCTACAGCTGAATTCAGACTTGCAAATCTCCAGTGCTCAACCATTTCTTGAGTCACACCAGCCTTTTTTGGCTACTATTGCAGGTTACTTTATTGTTGAAGATCGAGTCCTAAGGACAGCTGGTGGATTGCTATTATCTAACCACGTTGAGACAATGTGGGAAACAGCGATCTTGAAGGTAACTGCTGTGTTGGATGAACAATTCAAACGCATGGATATTGCAAGCCATCTTCTTATGGTCAAGGATTATGTGACTCTGCTTAGTGCAATCCTTCGCCAATATGGTTATGAAGTGGGGGCGCTTCTTGAGAGCCTCAGGAAGAGTCGTGATAAATATCACGAGCTTCTTATAGCCGAGTGTAGGCAGCAGATTAAAGATCTTCTTGACAATGACACATGTGAGCAAATGGTAATGAGGAAGGAGTCAGAGTACCAAGCAAATGTCCTCAATTTCCATCTCCAGACGTCTGATATAATGCCGGCTTTTCCATTCATTGCTCCATTTTCTTCAATGGTTCCTGAGTGCTGCCGCATAGTTAAATCATTCATCAAGGATTCAGTCAATTACTTGTCTTCTGGTACTCAGATGAATTTTTTTGATTATGTGAGGAAGTATGTTGACAAACTCTTGATTGATGTATTAAATAACTCTATACTTGACAAAATTCAAGGTGGTAATACTGGTGTGTCCCAGGCAATGCAAATTGCTTCTAACACAAATATGCTTGAAAAAGCTTGTGATTATTTTCTTCAGAATGCAGCCCAGCTATGTGGAATTCCAATCCGAGCAGTCCAGAAGCCCAAAAGTAGTTTAAATGCCAAAGTTCTTCTCAAAGCTTCAAGGGATAAAGCATATCTAGCTCTTCTAACTTTGGTAAACAACAAATTGGACGAGTTTCTGGCACTTACGGACAATGTGAAATGGACTTCTGATGATGTTCCCCAGCATTCTGATGAATACATGACCGAGGTTGTGATTTACCTTGACACTATTATGTCCACTGCTCAGCAGATTTTACCTCTGGATGCTTTGTATAAAGTTGGTTGTGGAGCGCTTGAGCATATCTCAAACTCGTACATGGAAGCTTTTCTTAGTGATATTATAAAGAGGTTCAATGATAATGCAGTAGCAAGCATCAACTTGGACCTAAAGGAGCTAGAAAACTTTGCAGATGATAGGTTTCAGAGTACTGGATTGAGTGAGGTATATGATGAAGGTAGCTTCGGAAAGTGCTTGACTGAAATAAGGCAGTTGATAAACCTTCTCTTGAGTAGTCAGCCTGAAAACTTCATGAATCCTGTGATACGTCAGAGGAACTACCATGCTTTAGATTATAAAAAGGTGGCAATGATCTGTGAGAAGTTTAAGGATTCCCCTGATAGTCTTTTTGGCAGCCTTTCAAATCGAAACCAAAATCAGAGCTCTAGGAAGAAATCAATGGATGTATTAAAAAGAAGGCTGAAAGATTTCAACTGA
- the LOC141710526 gene encoding metal transporter Nramp3.2-like, which produces MNSSKLVLRKNPSISFSLKQVLEIPQIKVNQDTSDESPSETHSPKPGSSINQKIKKNLKETAPMDSPPPPPPPPYPPNPKETYINTHTETQESNRLLTPESPTSVDDEFYDDDFLSIDIDSARSVINDDDIITPPFSWKKLWEFTGPGFLMSIAFLDPGNIEGDLQAGAIAGYSLLWLLLWSTVMGLLIQLLSARIGVVTGRHMAEICRDEYPRWASLLLWCMAELALFGADIQEVIGSAIAIKILSQGVVPLWAGVIITASDCFFFLFLENYGVRKLEAVFAVLISTMALSFAWMFADTKPNEKELLVGLLVPKISRKTITQAVGIVGCVITPHNVFLHSALVQSRKVDSTKKGCVQEALNYYTIESTIAVFVTFVINLCVTTVFAKGFYNTKEAHSLGLHNAGKFLQHRYGGGLFPILYIWGIGLLSAGQSSTLTGTYAGQFIMGGFIDIRLKKWLRSLITRSCAIVPTMIVAVVYNRSDASLDHLNEWLNVLQGLQIPFALIPLLVLVADEHLMGVFRIGPLFELIMWIVAALVIVINGYVLLEFFSSEVRGLVFGILVCSMIVAYAAFILYLTSHGNALPSTWFNGLRSKRLGYIVQ; this is translated from the exons ATGAATAGTTCAAAGTTAGTCCTAAGAAAAAATCCCTCTATTAGCTTTAGTTTAAAACAGGTTCTTGAGATTCCTCAGATTAAGGTTAACCAAGATACTTCTGATGAATCTCCAAGTGAAACACATAGCCCGAAACCAGGGAGCTCAATAAaccagaaaataaaaaaaaatctaaaagAAACTGCTCCAATGGattctccacctcctcctcctcctccccCTTATCCACCAAATCCTAAAGAAACatacataaacacacacaccgaAACCCAAGAATCTAACCGACTCCTAACTCCTGAATCGCCAACTTCTGTTGATGATGAATTTTATGATGATGACTTTCTCTCCATCGACATTGACTCTGCTCGCTCTGTCATAAATGATGATGACATTATAACACCTCCGTTCTCGTGGAAGAAGCTGTGGGAATTCACAGGCCCTGGTTTTTTAATGAGCATTGCATTTCTGGATCCTGGAAATATAGAGGGGGATTTACAGGCTGGTGCAATTGCAGGGTACTCACTGTTATGGCTGTTGTTATGGTCTACGGTGATGGGATTATTGATACAGCTTTTATCTGCTAGAATTGGAGTGGTTACAGGGAGGCACATGGCTGAGATTTGTAGAGATGAGTATCCAAGATGGGCAAGCTTGTTGTTGTGGTGCATGGCAGAGTTGGCTTTATTTGGTGCTGATATTCAAGAGGTTATTGGGAGTGCTATCGCGATTAAAATACTTAGTCAAGGTGTTGTTCCTCTTTGGGCTGGTGTTATTATTACAGCTTCTGATTG TTTCTTCTTCTTGTTTCTGGAGAACTATGGAGTGCGAAAACTAGAAGCTGTTTTCGCTGTTCTTATCTCAACAATGGCCTTATCATTTGCTTGGATGTTTGCTGATACAAAACCAAATGAAAAGGAACTACTAGTAG GTCTTTTGGTTCCAAAAATCAGTCGAAAAACTATTACACAGGCTGTTGGAATTGTTGGTTGTGTAATAACACCTCACAATGTATTTTTGCATTCTGCTTTAGTACAATCAAGGAAAGTAGATTCAACCAAGAAAGGTTGTGTCCAAGAGGCTCTTAATTATTACACAATTGAATCCACCATTGCTGTTTTTGTGACCTTTGTGATCAATTTATGTGTTACAACTGTATTTGCTAAAGGATTCTATAACACTAAGGAAGCTCATAGTTTAGGCTTACATAATGCCGGGAAATTTCTTCAACACAGATATGGTGGAGGATTATTCCCAATTCTCTATATCTGGGGAATCGGCTTGTTGTCTGCTGGCCAAAGTAGCACTTTAACTGGTACATACGCAGGACAATTTATAATGGGAGGTTTTATTGATATTCGTCTGAAAAAATGGCTAAGATCTTTGATAACCAGAAGTTGTGCTATCGTACCAACTATGATTGTAGCTGTTGTTTATAATAGATCTGATGCTTCACTTGATCATCTGAATGAATGGCTTAATGTGCTTCAAGGTTTGCAAATTCCTTTTGCTCTCATCCCACTTCTCGTACTAGTAGCTGATGAGCATCTGATGGGAGTTTTCAGAATTGGACCTCTTTTTGAG TTGATTATGTGGATCGTGGCAGCTCTGGTGATCGTGATTAATGGATATGTTCTGCTAGAATTTTTTTCCTCAGAAGTCAGGGGGCTGGTATTTGGAATTTTGGTTTGCAGCATGATTGTTGCTTATGCTGCATTTATATTATATCTAACTTCTCATGGAAATGCTCTACCCTCAACCTGGTTTAATGGACTTCGCTCCAAGAGATTAGGTTACATTGTTCAATGA
- the LOC141711434 gene encoding UDP-glucuronate:xylan alpha-glucuronosyltransferase 2 isoform X1: MMKSPPSKALIIRVNLFFIAFFLVVYATLLLRPSSSAYQQNAAAVVRCSLRECHHKMDNSLKMKAVLEKSEGSGRNLTKREKPSFLNEMGRGMKIGMVNMEDEDLSEWEMQGKLMHITYDRVSDLLEWKDLYPEWIDEEEEIDGPSCPEIPMPKLQDYGYMDVMVVKLGCKWPEEGWGRDTQRLQLHLIAANMAVGRGKKDRKGRTKIVFLSKCRPMLELFPCHELIKQEEDWWLFKPDVVSLDLKLSLPVGSCNLALPLWGKGNDEFYDASKIKHSTKTTREAYATVLHSTDSYVCGAITLAHSLLKTGTKRDLILLIDSSISLTKRKALASAGWKIRMIKRIRNPKAEKDSYNEYNYSKFRLWQLTDYDKIIFIDSDIIVLRNMDILFYFPQMTATGNDGSIFNSGIMVIEPSICTFKILMQRTKEIVSYNGGDQGFLNEVFVWWHRLPRRVNFLKNFWSNNTVETSLKNQLFGSDPAKVFAIHYLGLKPWLCYRDYDCNWDIGDQHVYASDVAHSRWWKVHDSMEEGLQKYCALSKNRKIELEWDRKLAGKMGLQDEHWKINVTDPRRLH, from the exons ATGATGAAGTCTCCTCCTTCAAAGGCTCTGATCATTAGAGTTAATCTATTTTTTATAGCTTTCTTCCTTGTAGTCTACGCTACTCTTCTTCTCCGTCCATCTTCTTCTGCTTATCAGCAGAATGCAGCTGCAGTTGTACGGTGTTCATTGCGCGAGTGCCATCACAAG ATGGACAACAGTTTAAAAATGAAAGCGGTGTTGGAAAAATCAGAGGGCAGTGGAAGAAATTTGACAAAAAGAGAAAAACCGAGTTTTTTAAATGAAATGGGAAGAGGAATGAAGATTGGAATGGTGAACATGGAAGATGAGGATTTAAGTGAATGGGAAATGCAGGGGAAACTAATGCACATCACTTATGATCGAGTATCGGATTTATTAGAATGGAAAGATTTGTATCCGGAATGGATAGACGAAGAGGAAGAGATAGATGGTCCTAGCTGTCCTGAAATTCCAATGCCAAAATTACAAGACTACGGATACATGGATGTGATGGTGGTAAAGTTAGGGTGTAAATGGCCGGAAGAAGGGTGGGGAAGAGATACGCAGAGGCTGCAACTTCACCTCATCGCAGCAAATATGGCAGTCGGGAGAGGGAAGAAAGACAGGAAGGGGAGAACAAAGATTGTGTTTTTGAGCAAGTGCAGGCCTATGTTGGAGTTGTTTCCTTGTCATGAATTGATTAAGCAAGAAGAAGATTGGTGGTTGTTTAAGCCTGATGTGGTTAGCTTGGACCTCAAGCTTTCATTGCCTGTTGGATCATGCAATTTGGCTTTGCCTCTTTGGGGAAAAG GAAATGATGAATTTTACGATGCCTCGAAAATCAAACACAGCACCAAGACTACAAGAGAAGCATACGCCACCGTCCTCCATTCAACGGATTCATACGTGTGTGGTGCAATTACTCTAGCACACTCACTTCTCAAAACCGGAACCAAGCGCGATCTTATACTCCTCATAGACAGTTCCATCTCCTTGACGAAACGTAAAGCTCTGGCCTCTGCAGGGTGGAAGATCCGGATGATAAAAAGGATCAGAAACCCGAAAGCTGAAAAAGACTCGTACAATGAGTATAATTACAGCAAATTCAGGTTATGGCAGCTCACTGACTACGACAAGATCATCTTCATCGACTCTGATATCATCGTACTTCGTAACATGGACATTTTATTTTACTTTCCCCAAATGACCGCAACAGGAAATGACGGTTCCATCTTCAATTCTGGTATAATGGTGATCGAACCGTCTATTTGTACGTTCAAGATTTTAATGCAACGTACTAAAGAAATAGTCTCGTACAATGGAGGTGATCAGGGATTCTTAAATGAAGTTTTCGTATGGTGGCATAGATTGCCTAGAAGAGTAAACTTCTTAAAGAATTTTTGGTCGAATAACACGGTGGAGACAAGTTTAAAGAACCAGTTATTCGGTTCAGATCCTGCCAAGGTGTTCGCAATTCATTACTTGGGGCTGAAGCCTTGGCTCTGCTATCGCGATTACGATTGTAACTGGGACATCGGTGATCAGCACGTGTATGCAAGTGATGTCGCGCACAGCCGTTGGTGGAAGGTGCATGACAGCATGGAAGAAGGCTTGCAGAAGTACTGCGCATTGTCGAAGAACAGGAAGATTGAGTTGGAGTGGGATAGAAAATTGGCTGGAAAAATGGGACTGCAAGATGAACATTGGAAAATCAATGTTACTGATCCACGCCGCTTGCATTAA
- the LOC141711434 gene encoding UDP-glucuronate:xylan alpha-glucuronosyltransferase 2 isoform X2: MDNSLKMKAVLEKSEGSGRNLTKREKPSFLNEMGRGMKIGMVNMEDEDLSEWEMQGKLMHITYDRVSDLLEWKDLYPEWIDEEEEIDGPSCPEIPMPKLQDYGYMDVMVVKLGCKWPEEGWGRDTQRLQLHLIAANMAVGRGKKDRKGRTKIVFLSKCRPMLELFPCHELIKQEEDWWLFKPDVVSLDLKLSLPVGSCNLALPLWGKGNDEFYDASKIKHSTKTTREAYATVLHSTDSYVCGAITLAHSLLKTGTKRDLILLIDSSISLTKRKALASAGWKIRMIKRIRNPKAEKDSYNEYNYSKFRLWQLTDYDKIIFIDSDIIVLRNMDILFYFPQMTATGNDGSIFNSGIMVIEPSICTFKILMQRTKEIVSYNGGDQGFLNEVFVWWHRLPRRVNFLKNFWSNNTVETSLKNQLFGSDPAKVFAIHYLGLKPWLCYRDYDCNWDIGDQHVYASDVAHSRWWKVHDSMEEGLQKYCALSKNRKIELEWDRKLAGKMGLQDEHWKINVTDPRRLH, encoded by the exons ATGGACAACAGTTTAAAAATGAAAGCGGTGTTGGAAAAATCAGAGGGCAGTGGAAGAAATTTGACAAAAAGAGAAAAACCGAGTTTTTTAAATGAAATGGGAAGAGGAATGAAGATTGGAATGGTGAACATGGAAGATGAGGATTTAAGTGAATGGGAAATGCAGGGGAAACTAATGCACATCACTTATGATCGAGTATCGGATTTATTAGAATGGAAAGATTTGTATCCGGAATGGATAGACGAAGAGGAAGAGATAGATGGTCCTAGCTGTCCTGAAATTCCAATGCCAAAATTACAAGACTACGGATACATGGATGTGATGGTGGTAAAGTTAGGGTGTAAATGGCCGGAAGAAGGGTGGGGAAGAGATACGCAGAGGCTGCAACTTCACCTCATCGCAGCAAATATGGCAGTCGGGAGAGGGAAGAAAGACAGGAAGGGGAGAACAAAGATTGTGTTTTTGAGCAAGTGCAGGCCTATGTTGGAGTTGTTTCCTTGTCATGAATTGATTAAGCAAGAAGAAGATTGGTGGTTGTTTAAGCCTGATGTGGTTAGCTTGGACCTCAAGCTTTCATTGCCTGTTGGATCATGCAATTTGGCTTTGCCTCTTTGGGGAAAAG GAAATGATGAATTTTACGATGCCTCGAAAATCAAACACAGCACCAAGACTACAAGAGAAGCATACGCCACCGTCCTCCATTCAACGGATTCATACGTGTGTGGTGCAATTACTCTAGCACACTCACTTCTCAAAACCGGAACCAAGCGCGATCTTATACTCCTCATAGACAGTTCCATCTCCTTGACGAAACGTAAAGCTCTGGCCTCTGCAGGGTGGAAGATCCGGATGATAAAAAGGATCAGAAACCCGAAAGCTGAAAAAGACTCGTACAATGAGTATAATTACAGCAAATTCAGGTTATGGCAGCTCACTGACTACGACAAGATCATCTTCATCGACTCTGATATCATCGTACTTCGTAACATGGACATTTTATTTTACTTTCCCCAAATGACCGCAACAGGAAATGACGGTTCCATCTTCAATTCTGGTATAATGGTGATCGAACCGTCTATTTGTACGTTCAAGATTTTAATGCAACGTACTAAAGAAATAGTCTCGTACAATGGAGGTGATCAGGGATTCTTAAATGAAGTTTTCGTATGGTGGCATAGATTGCCTAGAAGAGTAAACTTCTTAAAGAATTTTTGGTCGAATAACACGGTGGAGACAAGTTTAAAGAACCAGTTATTCGGTTCAGATCCTGCCAAGGTGTTCGCAATTCATTACTTGGGGCTGAAGCCTTGGCTCTGCTATCGCGATTACGATTGTAACTGGGACATCGGTGATCAGCACGTGTATGCAAGTGATGTCGCGCACAGCCGTTGGTGGAAGGTGCATGACAGCATGGAAGAAGGCTTGCAGAAGTACTGCGCATTGTCGAAGAACAGGAAGATTGAGTTGGAGTGGGATAGAAAATTGGCTGGAAAAATGGGACTGCAAGATGAACATTGGAAAATCAATGTTACTGATCCACGCCGCTTGCATTAA
- the LOC141711435 gene encoding protein TIC 22, chloroplastic, protein MESPNASSGPPPNPITRLSTFIHRLSTDLSHRLAAANFPAPSPKISLIPANLISPARHLPFASVNQSKQAAQSVDSVAKRLIGTAVYTVSNSSNEFVLMSDPDGVKSIGLLCFRKEDAEAFLSQVRLRKGGGIKGHAKVVPITLDQVYMLKVEGIAFRFMPDPVQIKNALELKASDVRSGFDGVPVFQSDLLVVKKKNKRYCPIYFRKEDIEQELSTVSRSARGPGVSQQIMVGSLEDVLKKMEINEKNSGWEDLIFIPPGKSRSQHIQEVGKA, encoded by the exons ATGGAGTCTCCAAACGCTTCCTCGGGCCCACCACCAAACCCTATAACTCGTCTCTCCACCTTCATCCACCGTCTCTCCACCGACCTCTCCCACCGCCTCGCCGCTGCCAATTTTCCGGCGCCGTCGCCGAAAATTTCTCTAATTCCGGCGAATTTAATATCTCCAGCTCGACACTTGCCGTTTGCGTCGGTGAATCAATCAAAACAAGCAGCTCAGAGCGTCGATAGCGTTGCGAAGAGATTGATCGGAACGGCGGTGTATACGGTTAGTAATTCGAGTAATGAGTTTGTGCTTATGTCTGATCCTGATGGCGTTAAGTCTATTGGATTGCTTTGTTTTCGAAAAGAAGACGCCGAAGCATTTCTCTCTCAG GTTCGGTTGAGGAAGGGAGGTGGGATTAAAGGTCATGCTAAAGTCGTTCCGATTACTCTTGACCAG GTCTACATGTTGAAGGTTGAAGGAATTGCATTTCGGTTCATGCCTGACCCTGTACAAATTAAAAATGCTTTAGAG CTGAAAGCTTCCGATGTCAGGAGTGGGTTTGATGGAGTCCCTGTTTTCCAG TCAGACCTCTTGGTTGTGAAGAAGAAAAATAAGCGCTACTGCCCAATATATTTCCGGAAG GAAGATATTGAACAAGAATTGTCAACAGTGTCAAGGTCAGCGAGAGGACCTGGGGTGTCTCAACAGATTATG GTGGGGAGTCTGGAAGATGTTCTGAAAAAAATGGAG ATTAATGAAAAGAATTCTGGATGGGAGGATTTGATCTTCATTCCTCCTGGTAAAAGCCGTTCTCAGCACATCCAGGAAGTTGGAAAAGCATAG